The proteins below come from a single Bdellovibrionales bacterium genomic window:
- a CDS encoding HD domain-containing protein — protein sequence MSSSWGDVPSWAYDAAQALMQSLKVVDPGTYAHCLRVGEMARKLARDAGLNEYEQKMAEFAGIFHDIGKIGVDPEIIGKPGKLDPRELDIMKNHPCMSEQIVRPLATHSFFRELLAPIRGHHERMDGEGYPDKLIGEKINVLSRVILVVDTYDAMSQTRAYRKGLPDDIVYAELKRCSGTQFDPQLVRIFLQAHPTWNALETDKETFHHLIKKIA from the coding sequence ATGTCTTCGTCGTGGGGTGATGTTCCGAGCTGGGCTTATGATGCAGCTCAAGCGCTAATGCAATCTTTGAAAGTTGTTGATCCGGGCACGTATGCCCATTGCCTCCGCGTTGGCGAAATGGCGCGCAAACTTGCTCGCGATGCAGGCCTCAATGAGTATGAACAAAAGATGGCGGAATTCGCCGGGATCTTCCATGACATTGGTAAGATCGGTGTCGACCCGGAAATCATCGGCAAACCTGGCAAACTGGATCCCCGCGAACTCGATATCATGAAAAATCACCCTTGCATGAGTGAACAAATCGTTCGTCCTCTTGCAACTCACAGTTTCTTCCGTGAACTTCTCGCTCCGATCCGTGGTCACCACGAACGCATGGACGGCGAGGGCTACCCAGACAAACTCATTGGCGAAAAGATCAATGTGCTTTCTCGTGTCATTCTTGTTGTCGATACCTACGATGCGATGTCGCAGACTCGCGCTTATCGCAAAGGTCTTCCGGACGACATCGTTTATGCAGAATTAAAACGCTGCTCAGGAACGCAATTCGATCCGCAACTGGTGCGCATTTTCTTGCAGGCCCATCCAACGTGGAATGCCCTC
- a CDS encoding DUF1269 domain-containing protein, with product MSDLFAVLYPDPHSADAAMEALEKLSRAGAIELTDACAVVKDANGRVHLHQENNLYVIGALGGLALGTILGWFVLLPYLGVPAALLGAAIGKFTDFGLDDNKMKDLSKEMRANSSALFMLMRGPEIDIVLKDLARFGGRIFYTSLDKFQEDELEQKLEELRNMYQKQAEHPLDIQSAVATATSKKEETKIEIMVTKETLPNATPDKKYRLVWYYSQWPQGNEYDILASGLTREEAELLKEKKDPHLKGEILFIEEETERSAQL from the coding sequence ATGTCTGACTTATTCGCGGTCCTCTATCCTGACCCACATTCCGCTGATGCCGCAATGGAAGCTCTGGAAAAGCTTTCGCGCGCTGGAGCCATCGAGCTCACCGACGCCTGCGCCGTCGTGAAAGATGCCAATGGCCGCGTTCATCTTCATCAAGAAAACAATTTGTATGTCATCGGCGCACTTGGAGGCCTCGCCCTGGGAACGATCCTGGGATGGTTTGTGCTACTGCCTTACCTGGGGGTCCCCGCAGCCCTGCTCGGCGCGGCGATTGGTAAATTCACAGATTTTGGTCTCGATGATAATAAAATGAAAGACCTCAGCAAAGAAATGAGGGCGAACTCCTCAGCCCTCTTCATGCTAATGCGCGGCCCGGAAATTGATATTGTTCTTAAAGATCTGGCTCGGTTTGGCGGGCGCATTTTCTATACTTCTTTAGATAAATTCCAAGAAGATGAGCTTGAACAAAAACTCGAAGAGCTCAGAAATATGTACCAAAAACAAGCCGAGCATCCGCTGGACATCCAGAGTGCCGTTGCCACGGCTACTTCCAAAAAAGAAGAAACCAAGATCGAGATTATGGTCACCAAAGAAACTCTGCCCAACGCCACTCCCGACAAAAAGTACCGCTTGGTTTGGTATTACAGTCAGTGGCCCCAAGGAAATGAATATGATATTTTAGCCAGTGGCCTCACCCGGGAAGAGGCCGAACTGCTGAAGGAGAAAAAAGACCCCCACCTTAAAGGGGAAATTCTTTTCATTGAAGAAGAAACCGAGAGGTCTGCGCAACTCTAA
- a CDS encoding phenol 2-monooxygenase, protein MSAARTVYSMKVEKIIDHTHNVRELVLRTESPESFQYRAGQFVMLHVPVPDSKPALRAYSIASDERVKNGFRLLFKFVENGLASTYVWGLKGGESLKFTGPFGKVFFQEPPTDQVVFLNTGTGVSQHLSYLVSKKEIFPHIQYRMLFGVRTEKDIYIKEELDALAAEFPNFKYEFVLSRPSDHWTGKKGYVQHFIKEYNYKEIPTTFYLCGNGGMIKEVKHQLLEVDGFDKTRLWTEAFD, encoded by the coding sequence ATGTCCGCAGCCAGAACTGTATATTCGATGAAGGTCGAAAAAATCATTGATCACACCCACAACGTGCGTGAATTGGTTTTGAGAACCGAAAGTCCTGAAAGTTTTCAATATCGAGCAGGTCAATTCGTCATGCTTCACGTTCCGGTCCCGGACTCTAAGCCAGCTTTGCGCGCGTACTCCATTGCTTCTGACGAGCGCGTCAAGAACGGTTTCCGACTGCTTTTTAAGTTCGTAGAAAATGGTCTAGCTTCGACATACGTCTGGGGATTGAAAGGTGGAGAAAGCCTCAAATTCACCGGCCCGTTCGGAAAAGTCTTCTTCCAAGAGCCGCCGACAGATCAAGTGGTGTTCCTGAATACCGGCACAGGCGTGTCTCAGCACTTGTCTTACTTGGTTTCAAAAAAAGAAATCTTCCCACACATTCAGTACCGCATGCTCTTCGGTGTTCGTACCGAGAAAGATATCTACATTAAAGAGGAACTCGATGCTCTCGCAGCGGAGTTCCCGAACTTTAAGTATGAATTTGTTCTGAGTCGTCCGAGTGATCATTGGACCGGCAAAAAAGGCTACGTTCAGCACTTTATCAAAGAATATAACTACAAAGAAATTCCGACAACTTTCTATCTCTGTGGCAATGGCGGCATGATTAAGGAAGTAAAACACCAGCTTCTTGAGGTCGATGGTTTTGATAAGACCCGTCTCTGGACAGAAGCTTTCGATTAA
- a CDS encoding DMT family transporter gives MSLRQPTERQAVFELIFAGALWGFGFVATQWALTTWNPAGVLLCRFTGALVIGEIIYLISQIRQKEKTPWKDDFKGSIPAGLLLGTFLLMQTIGLQYTTATKSGFITTLYVVFVPVANALFFKKKLPLFGFILIACALAGTFLLMDARFETLVSDINIGDLWTLAAAIGATAHIIYIGRFTHRIQNAFRVNNFQTLWSLAIIVPAIFLMPKIQTGPVNPQSLAGLFILAAACSVLGFYIQVRTQKVLSDTTASMLFLLESPYAFFFAYVLMGDRLNGWQACGALLILGAALGMVLLESAQTNKKQSR, from the coding sequence ATGAGCCTCAGGCAGCCGACAGAACGCCAAGCCGTATTTGAGCTGATCTTTGCCGGTGCCCTGTGGGGTTTTGGTTTTGTCGCGACCCAGTGGGCACTGACTACTTGGAATCCCGCAGGTGTTCTCCTCTGCCGCTTTACGGGCGCCCTCGTTATTGGCGAAATCATTTACCTGATTTCGCAAATCCGCCAAAAAGAAAAAACTCCATGGAAAGACGACTTCAAGGGCTCCATCCCTGCCGGTCTCTTGCTAGGAACTTTTTTGCTGATGCAAACCATCGGTTTGCAATACACCACGGCAACGAAGAGCGGATTCATTACGACTCTGTACGTGGTGTTCGTGCCGGTGGCAAACGCCCTGTTCTTTAAGAAAAAACTTCCGCTCTTTGGATTTATCCTCATCGCCTGCGCCCTCGCAGGAACCTTCTTACTGATGGATGCGCGGTTTGAGACACTGGTTTCAGATATTAATATTGGCGACTTATGGACTTTGGCGGCAGCCATTGGCGCAACGGCACACATTATCTATATTGGCCGCTTCACTCATCGCATTCAAAACGCCTTTCGCGTGAATAACTTCCAAACTTTGTGGTCGCTGGCGATCATTGTGCCGGCGATTTTTTTGATGCCGAAAATTCAAACCGGCCCGGTGAATCCGCAATCACTTGCGGGATTGTTCATTTTGGCCGCCGCTTGCAGTGTCTTAGGATTCTATATTCAAGTGCGAACGCAAAAAGTTCTCTCAGACACCACAGCCAGTATGCTGTTTCTGCTTGAGAGTCCTTATGCTTTCTTTTTTGCCTATGTTTTAATGGGCGATCGTCTTAATGGATGGCAGGCTTGTGGGGCTCTGCTGATTCTTGGTGCCGCACTCGGGATGGTGCTCCTGGAAAGCGCACAGACCAATAAAAAGCAATCAAGATAA
- a CDS encoding DUF475 domain-containing protein, producing the protein MLKYFTGSFIATVFGLILASGVGYYYSGTTAGALQALFIAAVLAVLEISLSFDNAIVNAVVLKEMTPIWRQRFLTWGMLIAVFGMRLIFPLAIVAVVAKINPWEALMMAAFKPDQYASLMTSAHLAVAAFGGTFLLMVTLRYFYDETKDIHWIAPIEKPLAALGKIDAIEIGLTLLTLMILSSFIATDTEQLTFILAGMGGLITYVVTDGIGGVLEMSQENMKDMHKASAGMFLYLEVLDASFSFDGVVGAFAITHNLFIIMIGLSIGAFFVRSLTILFVEKETLSKFLYLEHGAFYAIGCLAMIMLMDPFLHIPEWVTGLLGAFVILIAFYWSVRFPGAPSRVRHQESAEPHKPAIH; encoded by the coding sequence ATGCTGAAGTACTTCACAGGCTCATTTATCGCAACCGTCTTTGGACTCATTCTCGCTTCAGGGGTGGGCTACTATTATTCAGGCACCACTGCCGGGGCTTTGCAGGCACTTTTTATCGCGGCCGTTCTGGCGGTTCTCGAAATTTCTTTGTCGTTTGATAATGCCATCGTCAATGCAGTTGTTTTAAAAGAAATGACACCGATTTGGCGTCAGCGTTTCTTGACCTGGGGGATGCTCATCGCGGTGTTTGGCATGCGCTTGATATTCCCACTCGCGATTGTCGCGGTGGTTGCCAAGATAAACCCCTGGGAAGCTCTGATGATGGCGGCGTTCAAGCCGGATCAGTATGCTTCGCTCATGACCTCAGCGCATTTGGCAGTGGCGGCGTTTGGCGGAACCTTCTTGCTGATGGTGACACTGCGTTACTTCTACGATGAAACCAAAGACATCCACTGGATTGCGCCGATTGAAAAACCTCTCGCAGCTTTGGGTAAGATTGATGCCATTGAAATCGGTCTGACACTTCTGACGCTCATGATCCTTTCTAGCTTTATTGCCACAGACACTGAACAGCTGACTTTCATTCTTGCGGGGATGGGCGGCTTGATCACATACGTGGTGACGGATGGCATCGGTGGAGTCCTTGAGATGTCTCAGGAAAATATGAAAGACATGCACAAAGCGAGTGCTGGTATGTTCCTTTACCTTGAGGTCCTGGATGCTTCGTTTAGTTTTGACGGTGTGGTCGGGGCTTTCGCGATCACTCACAATCTGTTCATTATTATGATTGGTCTCAGTATCGGTGCGTTCTTCGTGCGATCGCTGACGATTCTTTTTGTGGAAAAAGAAACTCTTAGCAAGTTTCTTTACCTCGAGCATGGCGCGTTCTATGCGATCGGCTGTCTTGCGATGATTATGCTGATGGATCCGTTCCTGCATATTCCAGAATGGGTGACGGGTCTTTTGGGCGCGTTTGTTATCTTGATTGCTTTTTATTGGTCTGTGCGCTTTCCAGGAGCACCATCCCGAGTGCGGCACCAAGAATCAGCAGAGCCCCACAAGCCTGCCATCCATTAA
- a CDS encoding chloride channel protein, with protein MWAILFGLLSLIFVIFTVGSVSALFLYLLELASRFFVEHDYLIFILPILGLVTGLTYWFFGKKVPSTKKILHGVEEKQALIPFITAFFIFSFTVLSQVFGAATGRESTAVQFGAALGEFWRDVFAKRVNLKFSRQAYVRCGLAAGFGAVFGVPWAGALFAVEVTPTRRWTLRYLPLCVLSSFGAHWTALAWGAHHKAYPVFVALHWDLLLGAKWVCLGVAFGVCAKVFIVLMHYLEKHVFGRIPVAWIRPAIGGVIVALLTLLMKDIRYNGLGVNLIDAAMTSGVQTFDFAWKSVFTILSSASGLKGGEVTPMMAVGATLGATISYWLALPSLYAASLGLISVFASASHIPWTGAVMAWELFGFEAFLPTFIVCWVARRVVGLNGLFALND; from the coding sequence ATGTGGGCAATTCTGTTTGGCCTTTTGAGCCTGATTTTTGTGATTTTCACGGTCGGGAGCGTCTCAGCGCTCTTTTTGTATCTGTTAGAACTGGCTTCGCGCTTTTTCGTTGAGCATGATTATTTGATTTTCATCTTACCCATTCTTGGATTAGTCACTGGCCTGACTTATTGGTTCTTTGGCAAAAAAGTTCCGTCGACGAAAAAAATCCTCCACGGCGTTGAAGAAAAACAAGCCCTGATTCCTTTTATCACAGCTTTTTTTATTTTTAGTTTCACGGTTCTCAGTCAGGTTTTTGGCGCCGCCACCGGCCGCGAAAGCACGGCGGTGCAGTTCGGAGCAGCGCTTGGCGAATTCTGGCGCGATGTTTTCGCAAAACGCGTGAACTTGAAATTCAGCCGTCAAGCTTACGTGCGCTGCGGTCTTGCCGCTGGTTTTGGCGCGGTCTTCGGAGTGCCCTGGGCAGGGGCCCTGTTTGCGGTGGAGGTGACACCAACTCGTCGTTGGACACTTCGCTATTTGCCTCTCTGTGTGCTTTCTTCTTTTGGTGCCCATTGGACGGCGCTGGCTTGGGGCGCACACCACAAAGCCTATCCAGTTTTCGTGGCGTTGCACTGGGACCTTCTGCTTGGAGCAAAGTGGGTTTGCTTGGGTGTCGCGTTTGGAGTCTGTGCGAAGGTTTTCATCGTTTTAATGCATTATCTTGAAAAGCATGTCTTCGGTCGTATTCCGGTGGCGTGGATTCGCCCTGCTATTGGCGGCGTGATCGTGGCGCTGCTGACATTGCTGATGAAAGATATCCGCTACAACGGCCTTGGCGTGAACTTGATTGATGCGGCAATGACCAGCGGAGTTCAAACTTTTGATTTTGCTTGGAAGAGCGTCTTTACGATTCTCTCTTCCGCTTCGGGCCTAAAGGGCGGTGAAGTCACGCCGATGATGGCGGTGGGGGCGACCTTGGGGGCGACGATTTCTTATTGGCTTGCACTCCCCTCGCTGTACGCTGCGAGCTTAGGCCTCATCAGCGTCTTCGCCTCGGCCTCACATATTCCGTGGACCGGCGCCGTGATGGCGTGGGAACTTTTTGGTTTCGAAGCATTCTTGCCGACATTTATTGTCTGCTGGGTCGCACGTCGAGTGGTGGGGCTGAACGGACTGTTTGCTTTGAACGATTAG
- the msrB gene encoding peptide-methionine (R)-S-oxide reductase MsrB translates to MKQQCDLVCGLPENDAELKKMLTPEQYAIVAKNGTERPFQNAYWDNHEEGLYVDVVSGEPLFASVDKFDSGTGWPSFTQPVKPNVVKELSDYSHGMTRTEVRSQKSNSHLGHIFDDGPGPTGLRYCINSASLRFIPVEKLKEEGYEAYLPMFKDGE, encoded by the coding sequence ATGAAACAACAATGCGACTTGGTCTGCGGCCTACCTGAAAACGATGCGGAATTAAAAAAAATGCTCACGCCTGAGCAGTATGCGATTGTTGCGAAGAATGGAACCGAACGTCCTTTTCAGAATGCATACTGGGATAATCACGAAGAAGGGCTCTACGTCGATGTTGTGTCGGGTGAACCCTTATTTGCCTCTGTTGATAAGTTTGATTCCGGTACTGGTTGGCCGAGCTTCACTCAGCCAGTAAAGCCGAATGTGGTGAAAGAACTCTCGGACTACAGTCACGGCATGACTCGAACGGAAGTACGTTCGCAGAAATCAAACTCGCACTTGGGTCACATTTTTGACGACGGCCCGGGTCCGACAGGTTTACGTTATTGTATTAACTCCGCCTCGTTGCGTTTTATTCCGGTGGAGAAACTTAAAGAAGAGGGCTACGAGGCTTATCTTCCAATGTTCAAAGACGGAGAATAA
- the purE gene encoding 5-(carboxyamino)imidazole ribonucleotide mutase, whose product MSKKNKSEVLIVMGSLSDLATMKRAEEILKEFGVGFETKIVSAHRTPEILFAEGESAHKNYKVVIAGAGGAAHLPGMMASLTTLPVIGVPVPVGSLGGQDSLYSIVQMPEGIPVATVAIGNAGNAALLAVQMLAIADSDLAKKLTKYKESLRKKVADQNKKI is encoded by the coding sequence ATGAGCAAAAAGAATAAATCTGAAGTTTTGATCGTGATGGGTAGTCTTTCGGATCTCGCCACAATGAAACGTGCCGAAGAAATTCTGAAAGAATTCGGTGTTGGTTTTGAAACCAAGATCGTTTCTGCTCATCGCACGCCGGAGATTCTTTTTGCTGAAGGTGAAAGCGCCCACAAAAACTATAAAGTCGTCATCGCCGGAGCGGGCGGTGCGGCCCATTTGCCGGGCATGATGGCCTCTTTGACAACTTTGCCGGTGATTGGTGTTCCTGTTCCGGTGGGTTCTCTCGGTGGTCAGGATAGTTTGTATTCCATCGTGCAAATGCCAGAAGGAATTCCAGTGGCAACTGTTGCGATTGGCAACGCCGGAAATGCCGCCTTGTTAGCGGTTCAAATGCTCGCAATTGCGGACAGCGATTTGGCAAAAAAACTAACAAAATACAAAGAAAGCCTCCGCAAAAAAGTCGCCGACCAGAACAAAAAGATCTAG
- a CDS encoding ATP-grasp domain-containing protein, whose translation MRFGILGGGQLGRMLWEASCQLVMDLRPSPVYNDKAICPASHAGATVVVGNVSETEKLKNFLNTVDGFSIESEFLDVDAIENAWGTGRKFPAPSFAGLRVAQDKLEQKKFFTQNSLPTSQFTEVTAVELDSPEHLTTLHKDWQGLVLKKARMGYDGKGNMALPPGTTLNFQAIRTFCESAYKTGSRVYAEQFVPFAKEVALVSCQSFSGDFGHYPLIETQQKKGVCFLAFTALNEEANEKKAAEIAYVIASKLKMLGTFAVEFFVTEKGELLVNEMAPRVHNSGHFTQRAARSSQFQMHLKSYWQEKFDKEDFDCAKAFAMVNLLGPEGLHGTISKPLSSRIYWYDKEMTSPGRKLGHMIGSGMSAGELPQIIDSLKAAEKQWQESLKP comes from the coding sequence ATGAGATTTGGGATTCTTGGCGGCGGCCAATTAGGAAGAATGCTCTGGGAAGCCAGCTGTCAGCTGGTGATGGATCTGCGTCCGTCACCGGTTTACAACGACAAGGCCATTTGCCCGGCAAGCCATGCCGGTGCAACGGTGGTCGTTGGAAACGTCAGCGAAACTGAGAAACTGAAGAATTTCCTGAATACAGTGGATGGTTTTTCAATTGAAAGTGAATTTCTCGATGTCGATGCGATTGAAAATGCTTGGGGCACAGGACGTAAATTCCCGGCACCGTCTTTTGCTGGACTTCGAGTGGCACAAGATAAACTTGAGCAAAAAAAGTTTTTCACACAAAATAGTCTTCCGACTTCTCAATTTACTGAGGTCACCGCAGTCGAACTTGATTCTCCAGAGCACTTAACGACTCTGCATAAAGACTGGCAAGGGTTGGTTCTCAAGAAAGCCCGTATGGGTTACGACGGAAAGGGCAATATGGCTCTTCCGCCAGGTACCACTTTGAACTTTCAAGCGATTCGTACTTTCTGTGAAAGCGCGTATAAAACCGGTTCGCGCGTTTATGCCGAGCAGTTTGTTCCATTCGCAAAAGAAGTGGCGCTGGTGTCTTGTCAGAGTTTTTCCGGGGATTTCGGTCATTATCCTTTGATTGAAACTCAGCAGAAAAAAGGTGTTTGTTTTTTGGCTTTCACAGCTTTGAATGAAGAAGCGAATGAAAAGAAAGCGGCTGAGATCGCGTATGTGATTGCGAGCAAGCTTAAGATGCTTGGGACTTTTGCGGTTGAGTTCTTTGTCACTGAAAAAGGCGAGTTGCTCGTCAACGAAATGGCGCCTCGAGTGCATAACTCCGGTCATTTCACGCAAAGAGCGGCCCGTTCAAGCCAGTTCCAAATGCATTTGAAATCGTACTGGCAGGAAAAGTTCGATAAAGAGGACTTTGATTGCGCCAAAGCCTTCGCAATGGTGAACCTTTTGGGTCCTGAGGGCCTCCATGGGACCATCAGTAAGCCGCTGAGTAGCCGAATTTACTGGTACGACAAAGAAATGACTTCCCCGGGAAGAAAGCTCGGACATATGATTGGCTCTGGGATGAGTGCCGGGGAACTGCCTCAGATTATTGACAGCCTGAAGGCCGCTGAAAAGCAGTGGCAAGAAAGTTTAAAACCATGA
- a CDS encoding phosphoribosylformylglycinamidine cyclo-ligase produces MEKGAYEKAGVNRDLADQFVGSISTMVKSTLNANVKSSVGGYASLYNLNSKQYIAASTDGVGTKLKLAFDWNSHDTVGIDLVAMSVNDLLCVGAKPLFFLDYFATGKLQPKTAKDVLAGIVKGCQQGSCALIGGETAEMPGFYQPGEYDLAGFAVGLVDKKKALPVKSIKAGDVLIGVSSSGFHSNGYSLIRKLFAAWKPTKTLSRKTLAKELLKPTMIYTRGVKKLIAQGSVKGLAHITGSGFLNVPRMSEKVSYDITLPPLKERPKAFQWLETLKDKSLTFDEKTQTFNMGIGMVIVVDAKKAKAVLTHLKKNNYKAWKIGQTVRKKSRCEVRVTDGTESTTLVY; encoded by the coding sequence ATGGAAAAAGGCGCTTACGAAAAAGCAGGGGTCAATCGCGATTTGGCCGATCAGTTTGTGGGAAGTATCTCCACGATGGTGAAGTCGACGTTGAATGCCAACGTGAAATCCTCCGTGGGTGGGTATGCTTCGCTTTATAACTTGAATTCTAAGCAATATATCGCGGCCAGCACCGATGGTGTTGGAACAAAACTCAAACTCGCGTTTGACTGGAATTCGCATGACACAGTCGGGATCGATCTTGTTGCGATGTCTGTGAATGATCTTCTCTGTGTTGGCGCAAAACCGTTATTTTTCCTCGACTACTTTGCCACGGGCAAACTTCAGCCAAAAACGGCGAAGGATGTTCTTGCCGGAATCGTGAAGGGCTGTCAGCAGGGCAGTTGCGCACTCATCGGCGGTGAAACAGCCGAGATGCCAGGCTTTTATCAGCCGGGTGAATATGACTTGGCTGGATTTGCCGTCGGTCTTGTGGATAAAAAGAAAGCTTTACCAGTTAAGAGCATCAAAGCAGGCGATGTCCTCATTGGCGTATCATCTTCAGGTTTTCATAGCAACGGTTACAGCTTAATCCGTAAGCTCTTTGCGGCGTGGAAGCCGACAAAAACTCTGAGCCGCAAAACTTTGGCAAAAGAGCTTTTGAAGCCAACGATGATTTACACGCGCGGGGTTAAGAAGTTGATTGCTCAGGGGTCTGTCAAAGGATTGGCACACATCACGGGCTCTGGTTTCTTGAACGTGCCACGCATGTCTGAAAAGGTGAGCTACGATATTACCTTGCCGCCTTTGAAAGAGCGCCCAAAAGCGTTCCAATGGCTTGAGACTCTCAAAGACAAATCTCTGACGTTCGATGAAAAGACTCAGACTTTCAATATGGGGATCGGGATGGTGATCGTCGTTGATGCGAAGAAGGCAAAAGCCGTTCTGACTCACCTAAAGAAAAATAACTACAAGGCCTGGAAAATTGGCCAGACGGTTCGTAAAAAATCCCGTTGCGAAGTTCGCGTGACGGATGGAACTGAAAGCACAACGTTGGTTTATTAA
- the purH gene encoding bifunctional phosphoribosylaminoimidazolecarboxamide formyltransferase/IMP cyclohydrolase: MLKLNRALLSVSDKTGLVELAQAMHKSGTELYASGGTLKTLEEAGIPCKKAEELSETPEAFQGRMKTLSFKIFSGLLARRNDVKDKADWEKLNIKLLDAVVVNFYPFHKNLDKNLSRAELTELIDIGGPALVRAAAKNSPDVLVLTDPAQYSEVVTQLKTAGTVNQETALKASAQAWDLVTEYDQSIQSVFGEGMKPLRYGENPHQKASLKVNANSPLDWNHPLTATELSYNNIVDLSSAYFVARDLKSAFPDRTSVVIVKHNNPCGVASVPKSAPKAQLRALEKAWACDPVSAFGGVLIFTDEIDSEILSYFETRFVELLSAPKLQAGNLGDLLKHRKNLKAVTVRHWDLESPSMQMSVAGGVLTQTLDLQLQEPIKGVTEVAWPTEFNELAHFGIFCNKTLKSNSVCLVQKDSDGDFRMVGAGQGQPNRVEAMGKLAIPRAQNILGRDHLGDCILISDAFFPFRDSVDVAANVGIKYIIQPGGSIKDASVIAACNEHKIAMAFTGFRHFRH; the protein is encoded by the coding sequence GTGTTAAAATTGAACCGCGCGCTTTTAAGTGTCTCTGATAAAACGGGTTTGGTGGAATTGGCACAAGCCATGCACAAATCCGGTACTGAGCTCTACGCTTCAGGCGGAACTCTAAAAACCCTCGAAGAGGCGGGCATTCCTTGCAAAAAAGCCGAAGAGCTCTCTGAAACTCCCGAGGCTTTTCAAGGCCGTATGAAAACATTGTCTTTTAAAATTTTCTCGGGTCTTTTAGCTCGCAGAAATGACGTGAAAGACAAAGCGGACTGGGAAAAGCTCAATATCAAGCTTTTGGATGCCGTGGTTGTGAACTTTTATCCGTTCCATAAAAATCTCGATAAGAATCTTTCCCGCGCCGAACTGACGGAGTTGATTGATATCGGTGGGCCGGCCCTTGTCAGAGCAGCGGCGAAGAATTCTCCGGATGTTTTGGTTCTGACGGATCCAGCTCAGTACTCAGAAGTAGTGACTCAGCTAAAAACCGCAGGAACTGTGAATCAAGAAACGGCGTTAAAAGCGTCGGCTCAAGCCTGGGACCTTGTGACTGAGTATGATCAAAGCATTCAGTCGGTTTTCGGTGAAGGCATGAAGCCGCTTCGCTACGGAGAAAATCCGCATCAAAAGGCAAGTTTGAAAGTAAATGCCAATTCGCCCCTCGACTGGAATCATCCACTGACGGCGACGGAGTTATCTTATAATAATATCGTCGATCTTTCTTCGGCTTACTTTGTCGCACGTGATTTGAAATCGGCCTTCCCGGATCGCACAAGTGTTGTGATCGTAAAACACAATAATCCGTGTGGAGTGGCGTCTGTACCGAAGTCAGCGCCCAAGGCTCAGCTTCGGGCTTTGGAAAAAGCTTGGGCTTGTGACCCGGTATCAGCTTTCGGCGGCGTCCTTATCTTTACCGATGAAATTGACAGCGAAATCCTTAGCTACTTTGAGACTCGTTTTGTGGAGCTTTTATCTGCGCCGAAGTTGCAGGCGGGGAACTTGGGGGATTTGCTCAAGCACCGCAAAAACCTGAAAGCTGTGACAGTGAGACACTGGGATCTGGAATCTCCTTCAATGCAAATGAGTGTGGCGGGTGGAGTTCTCACACAAACTCTCGATTTGCAATTGCAAGAGCCGATCAAAGGTGTGACAGAGGTCGCATGGCCGACGGAGTTTAACGAACTCGCGCACTTTGGAATCTTCTGTAATAAAACTTTGAAAAGTAACTCTGTTTGCTTGGTACAAAAAGACAGCGACGGGGACTTCCGCATGGTAGGGGCTGGTCAAGGTCAGCCAAACCGGGTTGAAGCCATGGGAAAACTCGCCATTCCGCGTGCTCAGAATATTTTAGGCCGTGATCATCTCGGTGATTGTATCCTTATCAGTGATGCGTTCTTTCCATTCCGCGATTCGGTGGATGTCGCAGCAAACGTAGGAATTAAGTACATCATCCAGCCGGGCGGCAGTATCAAGGACGCCTCGGTGATTGCGGCTTGTAATGAACATAAAATAGCAATGGCATTTACCGGCTTCCGCCACTTTAGACACTAG